In Flavobacteriaceae bacterium, the following proteins share a genomic window:
- a CDS encoding DNA-binding response regulator: protein MTLNCVVVDDSAIQRLSIVKLIENHPALNLIAEYSSALETKNGLNTHKVDLIFLDIEMPVLNGFELLDVLNNKPQIIFVTGKTEYAFKAFNYDATDYLQKPITRERFNTAVEKALEQYKLKLDFNETEGEHIFVKSNLKKRKVYIKDIKWIEALGDYVKLVTEDNSLVVLSTMKAFEEELPDGKFLRIHKSYIVNLDKIDRFNSKNVEVGAYEIPLSRNKKTLLVDALNNI, encoded by the coding sequence ATGACTTTAAACTGTGTTGTTGTAGACGACTCCGCTATCCAAAGATTATCGATAGTCAAACTTATAGAGAATCACCCTGCTCTAAATTTGATTGCAGAATATAGTAGTGCTTTGGAAACTAAAAACGGACTCAATACACACAAAGTAGATTTAATCTTCTTAGATATTGAAATGCCTGTTTTAAATGGTTTCGAATTACTAGATGTACTTAATAATAAACCCCAAATTATTTTTGTTACAGGTAAAACGGAATATGCATTTAAAGCATTTAATTACGATGCCACAGATTATCTACAAAAACCAATTACAAGAGAACGCTTTAATACCGCAGTAGAAAAAGCTCTAGAGCAATATAAATTGAAACTAGATTTTAATGAGACTGAAGGAGAGCATATTTTTGTAAAAAGTAATCTTAAAAAGCGAAAAGTATATATAAAAGATATTAAATGGATTGAAGCCCTTGGTGATTATGTAAAATTAGTAACCGAAGATAACAGTCTAGTAGTATTATCTACTATGAAAGCTTTTGAAGAAGAACTTCCTGACGGAAAATTTTTGAGAATCCACAAATCTTATATTGTGAATTTAGATAAAATAGATCGATTTAATAGTAAAAATGTTGAAGTTGGTGCTTACGAAATTCCGTTAAGCCGAAACAAAAAAACATTACTAGTTGATGCTTTAAACAATATTTAA
- a CDS encoding 30S ribosomal protein S6, whose product MNHYETVFILNPVLSETQIKETVKKYEDFLISKGAKMVAKEDWGLKKLAYPIQNKKSGFYHLFEFTAPGEVINPLEVEFRRDERFMRYLTVSLDKHAISWAERRRTKLKAKA is encoded by the coding sequence ATGAATCATTACGAAACTGTTTTCATCTTGAATCCCGTTTTATCTGAAACTCAGATAAAGGAAACAGTAAAGAAATACGAAGATTTTCTTATTTCTAAAGGAGCAAAGATGGTAGCCAAAGAAGATTGGGGGCTTAAAAAATTAGCTTACCCAATTCAAAACAAAAAAAGTGGTTTTTATCACTTATTCGAATTTACTGCTCCTGGAGAAGTAATTAATCCTTTAGAAGTAGAGTTTAGACGTGACGAACGTTTTATGCGTTACTTAACTGTAAGCTTAGATAAACATGCTATATCTTGGGCAGAGAGAAGAAGAACTAAACTTAAAGCAAAAGCGTAA
- the rpsR gene encoding 30S ribosomal protein S18 has product MASIEQQAKGKKDGEVRYLTPLNIETNKTKKYCRFKKSGIKYIDYKDPDFLLKFVNEQGKLLPRRLTGTSLKYQRKVSVAVKRARHLALMPYVADLMK; this is encoded by the coding sequence ATGGCAAGTATAGAACAACAAGCAAAAGGAAAAAAAGATGGTGAAGTTAGATATCTAACGCCATTAAATATAGAAACTAACAAAACTAAAAAGTATTGTCGTTTCAAAAAATCTGGAATTAAATATATAGATTATAAAGACCCAGATTTTTTATTAAAGTTTGTTAACGAGCAAGGTAAATTGTTGCCAAGACGTTTAACAGGAACATCATTAAAATATCAAAGAAAAGTATCTGTAGCGGTAAAAAGAGCTCGTCATTTAGCTTTAATGCCATATGTAGCAGATTTAATGAAATAA
- a CDS encoding 50S ribosomal protein L9, producing the protein MELILKQDVEGLGFKDDIVTVKNGYGRNFLIPQGNAILATLSAKKVLAENLKQRAFKEKKIIDDANTLAEAIKALEIKISAKVGSGDKLFGSVNNINIAESLEKAGHTIDKKFINVSGGNIKRLGKYSAAIRLHREVSVGLPFEIVAQA; encoded by the coding sequence ATGGAACTTATATTAAAACAAGACGTTGAAGGATTAGGATTTAAAGACGATATTGTAACAGTAAAGAACGGTTATGGTAGAAACTTCTTAATTCCTCAAGGCAATGCAATTTTAGCAACACTATCTGCTAAAAAAGTATTAGCAGAAAATTTGAAGCAACGTGCTTTTAAAGAGAAGAAAATTATTGATGATGCCAATACATTAGCAGAAGCTATTAAAGCTTTAGAAATTAAAATTTCTGCTAAGGTTGGTTCTGGAGATAAATTATTTGGATCTGTAAATAACATAAATATTGCAGAATCTTTAGAAAAAGCAGGTCATACCATCGATAAAAAATTCATAAACGTTAGTGGTGGTAACATCAAGCGTTTAGGAAAGTATAGTGCAGCTATAAGATTACATAGAGAGGTTTCTGTAGGCCTACCTTTTGAAATAGTAGCGCAAGCATAA